In Humulus lupulus chromosome 6, drHumLupu1.1, whole genome shotgun sequence, a single genomic region encodes these proteins:
- the LOC133783699 gene encoding uncharacterized protein LOC133783699 gives MSHCYIFKDDILQFARKEKIGQAVLVSYMRFIYRYVVQQGRQNKFLFVNPNIVATQGSSFDDHVQNLFRRCNDVKSKEQVMLVPWNHGEHWMLLILAPYAYNVYCCDPVNSELNNREEIVSVIVSAFNLFFSMNLPDVEIPDTLRIKQPQCPHQPDNVACGYYLMRMLKDLIEHASPGHFLRTLTSTSYTEAQIDELRQEWATYMLPIIQSYQPR, from the exons atgtctcactgttatatatttaaggatgacatacttcagtttgctcgaaaggagaagattggacaagcagtactcgtcagctacatgag gttcatttacagatatgtggtacaacaaggtcgccaaaataaatttttatttgtcaatcctaatatcgtcgccactcaagggagttcattcgacgatcatgttcagaatctgttcagacgttgcaatgacgtaaaatcaaaagaacaagttatgcttgtcccttggaaccatgg tgaacattggatgttgcttattttggcaccatatgcatataatgtttattgttgtgatccggtgaattcagagctaaataaccgtgaagagattgtatcagtgatcgtcagcgctttcaatctttttttctctatgaatcttcctgatgtcgagatccctgatactctacgcattaagcaacctcag tgtccacaccaaccggacaatgtggcatgtggatactacttaatgaggatgttgaaggatttgattgaacatgcgagtcctgggcatttcttgagaacg ctaacaagcacatcatatacagaggcacaaattgatgagttgcgacaagaatgggcgacatatatgttgccgataatccaaagttaccaacctcgttga
- the LOC133783698 gene encoding uncharacterized protein LOC133783698 isoform X2 gives MEHGSSECKRRANWRGEIQKNIDHYRQLQAEGKWAPDGPDDVLMRALGTPEPRGRVRAGGHGVSHSVYWNTPTPTSTKNKSKASSSNDDIRKEFEERFRKQEEEHRQQTQRLEEHLQQQDELLRKLLAQQSGSGSNVGVLPAPSSYYVPDPPVPPAQASYYTLDLVVPQAEHHIVALQPLLQEGRACQLAIGSVSNIVASGTLIEREAGNNFQVMITSVLKPTCPLPFAYPDLDMYIVAQAIGTPIAWPKDFVIISEDVTHETPSTSRTKSQRPRAPSTQQP, from the exons atggagcatgggtcgtcggaatgcaaaaggagagctaaTTGGAGAGgcgagattcaaaaaaatatt gatcattaccggcaactccaagctgagggtaaatgggcacctgatggccctgatgatgtgctgatgagggcgttgggcactcctgagcctcgaggacgtgttagggctggaggacacggtgtgtcccactcagtatactggaatactccaacacctacctcaacgaaaaataaatcaaaagcctcttcttcgaatgacgacattagaaaggaatttgaagaaagatttcgaaaacaagaagaagagcatcgtcaacaaacacaacgcctagaagagcaccttcagcaacaagatgagctcttgagaaaattattggcccaacagagcggatcaggatctaacgttggagtcctaccagcgccatcatcatactatgtgcctgacccaccagtgccaccagcgcaggcgtcctactatactcTAGACCTagtagtgcctcaagcagaacaccatattgttgcactacaaccgcttttgcaagag ggccgagcatgccaattagcaattggttcggtttcaaacattgttgcatcaggtacactcattgaaagagaggcaggcaacaacttccaagttatgattacgagtgttcttaagccaacctgtcctctcccttttgcatatcctgatttggacatgtacatagttgctcaggccattgggacgccaatagcgtggcctaaggattttgtcattatatctgaagatgtaactcatgag actccctctacaagtaggaccaaatcacaacgaccaagagctccatcaacacaacaaccttga
- the LOC133783698 gene encoding uncharacterized protein LOC133783698 isoform X1, with the protein MTKLTMIVFVSVKMVKDCGLMIMGLEMEADPFGGSSDEGEQHPNSQSVEQENKSVRGRTWMSRNTKKRSEGHLTPVEYNEYGQLVGGSRSNVSSQLGSVVRATVSININSWKDVSVVDKNKIWDTMKKTYDFDPKQKQQMLKDVGKYFRNWKTNLTRVHVYDALKKYPNEFPPALPFGFENVITPDEWLTFVNSRLTPEWQRKREEMQNYRALNKYNHKLSRGGYVCIEEMLMEQSGKSLTELDRADLWSMGRRNAKGELIGEARFKKILIITGNSKLRVNGHLMALMMC; encoded by the exons ATGACGAAGTTGacgatgattgtatttgtttccgtgaaaatggtgaaggattgtgggttgatgataatgggtcttgag atggaggctgatccttttggtggtagttctgatgagggagAGCAACACCCTAATTCTCAGTCAGTGGAGCAAGAAAATAAATctgtgagaggacgtacatggatgtctagaaacaccaaaaaaaggagtgaaggacatcttactcctgttgaatacaatgagtatggtcaactagtgggtggatctagaagtaatgtttcatcacagcttggatcagttgttcgagcaactgtgtccatcaacattaacagttggaaagatgttagtgtggtggataaaaataaaatatgggacacaatgaag aaaacttatgattttgaccccaaacaaaagcaacagatgttgaaggatgtgggaaagtacttccgaaattggaagactaatcttactagggtacacgtttacgatgctttgaaaaaatacccaaatgagttcccgccagctttgccatttggatttgagaatgtcataactccggatgaatggttaacatttgtgaactcaagattaactcccgagtggcaaagaaagagagaggagatgcaaaattatcgagcactgaataaatacaatcacaaactctctagaggaggctatgtgtgtattgaagagatgttaatggaacaaagtgggaaaagtctgactgaacttgatagggcagacttatggagcatgggtcgtcggaatgcaaaaggagagctaaTTGGAGAGgcgagattcaaaaaaatatt gatcattaccggcaactccaagctgagggtaaatgggcacctgatggccctgatgatgtgctga
- the LOC133783698 gene encoding uncharacterized protein LOC133783698 isoform X3 yields the protein MEADPFGGSSDEGEQHPNSQSVEQENKSVRGRTWMSRNTKKRSEGHLTPVEYNEYGQLVGGSRSNVSSQLGSVVRATVSININSWKDVSVVDKNKIWDTMKKTYDFDPKQKQQMLKDVGKYFRNWKTNLTRVHVYDALKKYPNEFPPALPFGFENVITPDEWLTFVNSRLTPEWQRKREEMQNYRALNKYNHKLSRGGYVCIEEMLMEQSGKSLTELDRADLWSMGRRNAKGELIGEARFKKILIITGNSKLRVNGHLMALMMC from the exons atggaggctgatccttttggtggtagttctgatgagggagAGCAACACCCTAATTCTCAGTCAGTGGAGCAAGAAAATAAATctgtgagaggacgtacatggatgtctagaaacaccaaaaaaaggagtgaaggacatcttactcctgttgaatacaatgagtatggtcaactagtgggtggatctagaagtaatgtttcatcacagcttggatcagttgttcgagcaactgtgtccatcaacattaacagttggaaagatgttagtgtggtggataaaaataaaatatgggacacaatgaag aaaacttatgattttgaccccaaacaaaagcaacagatgttgaaggatgtgggaaagtacttccgaaattggaagactaatcttactagggtacacgtttacgatgctttgaaaaaatacccaaatgagttcccgccagctttgccatttggatttgagaatgtcataactccggatgaatggttaacatttgtgaactcaagattaactcccgagtggcaaagaaagagagaggagatgcaaaattatcgagcactgaataaatacaatcacaaactctctagaggaggctatgtgtgtattgaagagatgttaatggaacaaagtgggaaaagtctgactgaacttgatagggcagacttatggagcatgggtcgtcggaatgcaaaaggagagctaaTTGGAGAGgcgagattcaaaaaaatatt gatcattaccggcaactccaagctgagggtaaatgggcacctgatggccctgatgatgtgctga